The Vibrio orientalis CIP 102891 = ATCC 33934 genome segment GTGGATTGAGCGTTTCGAGCAGGCGAAAGAAAGCAGTACCAACAGCGTTGAGTTGATTGATTCGATGGTAAAGCACTACCCGAAATTGGGTTCCGATTTTAGTTTAGAGCTTGGTGCTCAAGTACATAAAAATGAGACGACTTGGTAAGCGAAACTAAGTTGATAGAGTGAGTTTGGTAAAGTGTGCCAAGCTCACTCACGAGCAATTAATCTAACTAAATGACGTGATAACCCAGCTGTTTAAGCGTGCTGGCGAAAGTGTCTTGAGTATTTGGCTCGCCATGAATCAAATGCACCTCTTTTGGTGTAGGTTCAATCCCCTGAACAAATCGAAGTAAATCGTCTTTGTCTGCGTGGGCAGAGTAACCAGACATGGTATGAATCTGCGCATTCACTTCGACTTCTTGTTGATCAATCTCTACCGCCATTGCGCCGGACTGAATCTCTCTGCCTAACGTTCCTTCAGCTTGATAACCCGCTAACAAGATATCGGTGCGCTCATCGGGTAAGAGCGCTTTAAGATAATCCATAATGCGGCCACCTTGACACATACCGGAGGCCGCAACCACTATCGCCGCTTCCCTTGTGGATTGCAGTCGATTAACCAGTCGTTGGTGTGTGCGGTAATCTTCTACCGTAATGCACTGCTCAAAGGCGAGTGGATGGCGGTGCATTTTAAGGCGCTGCTTCGCTTCTTGCCCCCAAAGCTGTTTGAAACGTCGATAAGAGCGGGTGACGCGCTGCGCCATCGGTGAATCTAAAATGATCGGAATTGAAATATCGATTTGGTGATCATGAATCAGCTGCTCAATATCAAACAGCAGCTCTTGAGTTCGGCCGACGCTAAAGGCAGGGATTAAGATCGTACCACCATCTTCAAGTGAGCGATCAATGATCGCTTTTAGCCGCTCAGAGCGCGTGGCAATATCATCATGCGGCTTGTCACCGTAAGTCGTTTCAATCAGTAGATAATCCGCTCGCTCAGGCGATAATGGGTCGGGTAATAAAGGCGTGTTACTCGGGCCTAAATCGCCAGAAAATACCACCACCTCTTGATTGGCTAAGCGCACTTCAATATAGGCAGAACCCAATATATGCCCCGCAGGCTGGAAACGGATCGCCATTGAGTCTTGCAATACGGGCTCTAGTTCAACCCACTGACTGTAAGGCTGCGGCTTAAGTAACTTACTGATTTTATTGAGTATCCGTTGAGCTTGTTTGGGCTTTAATCCGAGTTGAAGTTTTAAGCTATCTTCGAGCATTAGCGGAATAAGCTCAGCGGTGGCCTCACTACAATAGATGGGCTGATTAAATCCGGTTGCAAGTAACCAAGGTAGACGACCGATATGGTCAATATGCGCGTGGGTAATCACGAGGGCATTAAGGTGTGAGGTAGCAAATTCAACCTCAAGCGGGCGAGTATCAGCACCTTGAAATAATCCACAGTCGACGAGAATCGCTTGCTGCTCATCTCTTAGTTCATGGCAAGAACCAGTGATAGTGTGTTTGCCACCATGATGAATGATTTCCATATAACCCCCTCGCAAAATTTCGCTACGACAGTGCCGACAAAGCTATTTTACGACAAGTCGCTGAGCGAGAAATGCGAGGGCTTAGCAGTTTTCAAAGTAATTTATCGACTGCTCAGTAGGTTATCTGCGAGTGAGTCGCTATTGGCTGCCTACTGAGGAGCTTGAGTTGGCTGCTTTTGCGCTTCAAGTTGCGCGACTTCCGCATCAAGCTCAGCAATCTTTTTCGCCATTAGCTGATGGCAATGATCGGCTAAGGCTCGCGCATCATTGATGCTATAGCCAGTGACATCAATCGGCTCAAGCATTTCAGTAATCACGATACCATTGTTGCGGCGATTCAGATGGATCTTATTGTGAGTGGTGCTGACCACCATTGGCGTGATCGGAACTCCCGCTTCAATCGCCATACGAAAAGCACCGGTCTTAAATGGCAATAACCCACGACCTTTACTGCGCGTCCCTTCGGGGTAGGCCCAAACAGACAGGTCACGCTGGTGGATCGCTTCGGCGACCTGTTTAATCGTGTCGCGCGCTTTGGACTTATCTTGGCGATCAATCAAAATATTGCCCGTTATCCAATACAGTTGGCCGAAAAACGGTACCCAAATCAGCTCTTTTTTGCCAAGTGAAACCGTACGAGGCCTTAACATACCCGGAGAGGTAACAAAGTCATAGACGCTTTGATGGTTAGAGATATACACACTATTGTTCGGCGTTGGGGCATGTTCAAGCCCCCGCTGAATAAGCTCAATTCCGATCAGTTTATGCAGTTGATTAAACCAGCGACAAAAGAAGAACACGTGCTTAGGGTTTCTTGGGCTAAACAGGCAATACAGCAAAGCAAATAGGGTGGTGAATACCACAAAGATCCCTGCCAAGATAAGACGAACAATAGTCAGCACAATACACTCCTTGATTAAATCTATCGGTGAATTTAGAGTTTTAGGTCTAGTTAACTAAATTGCAACAATTTTGCGGGTAGGTTTAGCTAGATAATGAAAAGGTGTGAAGTGGGATCGAAAAATAGCCAGATATCTTGTTTAACTTATTCATTTAAAAAGAAAAAAGATGAACACCTGTTCGCTGAGTCTGATCTGAGTACAGGATTGCTAGTGATGAAAAAGCAAAAAGCCCAGCGTGAACTGGGCTTAGAATGATTACAGCTTAGATTGTGCTCGATTCAATCGGTCATGAACCGCAAACCACGCTTCGCTCACCGGTGGACGCTCGACCCAGATCTCATCACAGCCCCATTTATCGGCTTCATCAAGCGCGCGATAAAGGTCATGCGAGTACTGCGCGACATCTTGTGGCATCAGCTTCGATTTAAAACCGAGTGAGGCTTCGATTGCTGAATAGTGTAAACAAGCGATGTTGTTACCGTTTGCTGATTGAATATCGCTAAGATCAACCAAGCGAACTTTAGTGTTCGGTTGATAATGGCTAGTGACATTCCCCGGTACCGCAACCGCGTGAGCTTTGGGCGCAAGGACTTCTTTACCTAATGTTTCAGATAGTTGTGTAGCGGTCACTGGGCCTGTGCGCAATACGCGAAATGGTCGCTGCGTAAGGTCGATAATGGTCGATTCAAGGCCGTGGACACAATCACCGCCATCAAGTACCGCAGCAATCTTGCCACCTAGCGAGTTCATCACATGCTGAGCGGAAGTTGGGCTGAGCTTCTTATAAGGGTTCGCTGAAGGTGCCGCTACCGCCATACCTGAAGAGAGTAAGGAGGCGAAAACATCGTGCGCTGGCATACGAACACCAATCGTCTCTAAACCACCGGTTACCACTGGCGTTGCTTGTTCAGCTTTATTCAGTAGTAGTGTGACAGGACCCGGCCAGTAAGCGCTGGCGATAGTATAAGCTTCTTGAGGAATATCCGTTGCCCAGTCAGTCAATTGCTCCACACTGCCGATGTGAACGATCAGTGGGTGATTTGCTGGGCGACCTTTGGCAGCGAAGATCTTTTTCACCGCTTCAGGGTTCGAAGCATCGGCTGCAAGGCCATAAACGGTCTCGGTCGGAATCGCAACAAGTTCGCCAGAAGCGAGAATCTCTTTGGCTTGTTCAATATCTTTACTATTGCTTGCTGAAAGGTGTTGCGTCTTCAATGTCTCTTCCTCAAAGAACCGATGGATAAAAATCTGAGCCGGCTATTTTAACCATGTTTCACAAAGTTTCGATGTTTAATTGAACATGAATTGTATCGATTGATAAAATTTCGCTATATAACGACTACTTTCAACTGTTTAGCGGCTAAGAAAGTTACTCTA includes the following:
- a CDS encoding MBL fold metallo-hydrolase, with the translated sequence MEIIHHGGKHTITGSCHELRDEQQAILVDCGLFQGADTRPLEVEFATSHLNALVITHAHIDHIGRLPWLLATGFNQPIYCSEATAELIPLMLEDSLKLQLGLKPKQAQRILNKISKLLKPQPYSQWVELEPVLQDSMAIRFQPAGHILGSAYIEVRLANQEVVVFSGDLGPSNTPLLPDPLSPERADYLLIETTYGDKPHDDIATRSERLKAIIDRSLEDGGTILIPAFSVGRTQELLFDIEQLIHDHQIDISIPIILDSPMAQRVTRSYRRFKQLWGQEAKQRLKMHRHPLAFEQCITVEDYRTHQRLVNRLQSTREAAIVVAASGMCQGGRIMDYLKALLPDERTDILLAGYQAEGTLGREIQSGAMAVEIDQQEVEVNAQIHTMSGYSAHADKDDLLRFVQGIEPTPKEVHLIHGEPNTQDTFASTLKQLGYHVI
- a CDS encoding 1-acylglycerol-3-phosphate O-acyltransferase, producing MLTIVRLILAGIFVVFTTLFALLYCLFSPRNPKHVFFFCRWFNQLHKLIGIELIQRGLEHAPTPNNSVYISNHQSVYDFVTSPGMLRPRTVSLGKKELIWVPFFGQLYWITGNILIDRQDKSKARDTIKQVAEAIHQRDLSVWAYPEGTRSKGRGLLPFKTGAFRMAIEAGVPITPMVVSTTHNKIHLNRRNNGIVITEMLEPIDVTGYSINDARALADHCHQLMAKKIAELDAEVAQLEAQKQPTQAPQ
- a CDS encoding L-threonylcarbamoyladenylate synthase, with translation MKTQHLSASNSKDIEQAKEILASGELVAIPTETVYGLAADASNPEAVKKIFAAKGRPANHPLIVHIGSVEQLTDWATDIPQEAYTIASAYWPGPVTLLLNKAEQATPVVTGGLETIGVRMPAHDVFASLLSSGMAVAAPSANPYKKLSPTSAQHVMNSLGGKIAAVLDGGDCVHGLESTIIDLTQRPFRVLRTGPVTATQLSETLGKEVLAPKAHAVAVPGNVTSHYQPNTKVRLVDLSDIQSANGNNIACLHYSAIEASLGFKSKLMPQDVAQYSHDLYRALDEADKWGCDEIWVERPPVSEAWFAVHDRLNRAQSKL